A stretch of DNA from Nitrosopumilus zosterae:
TTCGAGTTATTTCTGAAGAAAAAGATCTCCATGCATTACACCAAAGATACCAACTAAAGGATGCAATAATGAGAATGGGCCCTGCAGGATTTGCATTTGAAAATTATATTGCATCTATATTGGAATATTATGATTATCAGGTAATACGTATACGATCAAAAATCCGTGGAAAGTGTGCAACGCATGAAATTGATCTTATTGGAATGAAGAACAACCAAGAATTTTTGATTGAATGCAAATACCATTCACTTCGTGGAGTGTACACTGGATTAAAAGAATCATTGTATACTCATGCAAGATTTCTTGATATGCACCCAAAATTTGCAGGAGAAATCATTTTTTGTAACACCCAAGTCTCAAATCATGCAAAAAAATATGCCAAATGTATTGGGCAGAAAATCTTCTCTTGGAGATATCCTGCAGCAAACAGCTTGGAAAAAATTATTGAAAAACATAATCTCTACCCAATCACGATTCTTAATTTAACTGAAAACGAATTACGAATATTTTCAGATTGCAACATGATGGTTGCAAAAGATCTTTTAAGATATGATGAGGCAAAGATAGCAAAAATGACTGGAATTTCTAAGAAGAGAATAAACAACATGCAAAAATTAGTTAAACAAATATTCCATCCCACATAGACATATTCAAGAAAATAATGTTAATTCATAATCACACAAAATAGAATTTCAAATGTGATTTTCCACAATATGTTAAATATATAGAATTTCTAGAATTACTCATGGTCCTAATTGATGATTTACGGGTTTGCAAGAACTGTGGAAATGTTTTTTCCAAAAAGGCCGGAGTGACACATATCTCTGAATGTCCTCAGTGCAAGGGCGTCAGTTTTGATCATGTCGATGTTAACTATGAAGAACTGGATTAGGAGCGCAATATACAAACAGTAAAAATTCCTGATCGCATTAAGGACAGGTTTGTAATAATATGTGACCTGAAAAACCAATTATTGAAAAAATTTGAATTCAGTCTCTCAATAACTTTACATTAATATAGTTAATTCTAATTTTATCGATCGAACGATGACTGCGGTTAAGAAAATTTTTGAAGACACCATTATAACCGATCATAAAGTCATCACCGAAGAATCATCCAAATCTATTCTCAAAAGCTATGGCGTTAAAGTTCCTCCTTATGCGCTTGCTACTTCTGCAAGTGATGCAGTAAAGCAGGCAAAGAAGATTGGTTTTCCACTTGTAATGAAGGTTGTATCTCCACAAATTTTGCACAAGACTGATGTTGGTGGAGTTAAAGTCGGAATTGACAATGTTGCTGATGTAAAAAAGACGTTCAATGACATGTATGGTCGTCTTTCTAAAAAGAAAGGTGTCGAAGTTAAAGGAATTCTTTTGGAAAAAATGGTTCCAAAAGGTGTTGAACTAATTGTAGGTATTCAAAATGATCCACAGTTCGGCCCAATGATTATGGCTGGATTAGGAGGAGTCATGACTGAAGTCTTCAAAGATGTCGCATTCAGAATGCTGCCTATCTCAACTTCGGATGCTAAATCCATGTTAAATGAACTCAAAGGTTCCAAACTTCTCAAAGGTTTCAGAGGAAGCGAGCCTGTTGATCTCAACATGGTTGCAAAAATGTTAGTTCAGATTGGAAAATTAGGCGTAGAAAATGCAGATTACATTAACAGCATTGACTTTAATCCCGTGGTTGTTTATCCGAAATCACATTTTGTAGTTGATGCAAAAATTATTCTGAATAATGAATTAAGAAAGAATTCAATCTCTAAAGCAAAACCAAACATTACGTCAATGGAATCCTTCTTTACTCCAAAGTCTGTTGCACTAGTTGGCGCATCTGCTACTCCCGGAAAGATTGGTAATTCTGTTTTAGATGCCCTTGGAAAACAAGATTACAAAGGCAAAGTATTTCCAATTAATCCTAAACAAGAATCAATTCTTGGAATCAAATGCTATCCTTCACTAGATGCAATCACAGAACCAGTTGATCTGGTTGTTGTCTGTATTGATCTTGCAGAATGTGGACCTATAATGAAAATTTGTGCCAAGAAAGGAATTCACAATGTTGTCATAGTTTCTGGTGGCGGTAAAGAGCTTGGTGGTGACAGAGCAGCAATGGAAGCTGAAGTTAAAGAACTGTCTATTAAACATAAGATTCGTGTAATCGGTCCTAATTGTATTGGAATGTTCAATGCAGCAAATAGACTTGACTGTGCATTCCAAGGACAAGAGAGGATGGTCCGTTCAAAATTGGGACATGTTGCATTTTTCTCGCAAAGTGGAACTATGGGAATTAGTATGTTAGAAAGCGCTGATGTATTTGGTTTGTCAAAAATGATCAGTTTTGGTAATCGTTCTGATGTTGATGAAGCAGACATGATATGGTATGCTGCAAATGATCCTCAAACCAAAGTAATTGGGCTGTATGTTGAAGGATTTGGTGATGGCAGAAAGTTCATCAATACTGCAAAGCGTGTAATGAAAGAAAAGAAAAAGCCAATTGTTATTTGGAAGAGTGGAAGAACTGCTGCAGGTGCAAAACAAGCTGCATCGCATACTGGTTCTCTTGGTGGTTCAAATGCAATGATTATGGGTGCATTCAAACAAGCAGGAATTATTTCAGTTGATAGTTATCAAGAACTGGTTGGAGTCTTAAAGGCACTAGCATGGCAACCACCTGCGAAAGGTAATCGTGTTGCTATGACTAGCAATGGTGCTGGTCCAATGATTGGCGGAATTGATCAATTAGAAAGATTGGGCCTTACTATTGGAAAGTTGTCCCCAGCACTTCTCAAAAAAATGAAGGAACGTTTCCCACCAACTGTTCCAATTCATAATGGAAATCCTGCCGATGTGGGTGGCGGCGCAACTGCAGATGATTATAAATTTGTCATACAGCAATTCCTTGACGAAAAGAATATTGATATTGCAATGCCTTGGTTTGTTTTCCAAGATGACCCCCTTGAAGAAACAATAGTTGAACATCTATCTGAGTTATCCCAGAAAAAAATAAAACCCATTCTTGCTGGCGGCAATGGCGGTCCATATACTGAAAAAATGATTAACTTAATTGAGAAACACAATGTCCCAGTTTATCAGGATCTTCGAACTTGGGTTGCAGCTGCCTCTGCATTATCTCAATGGGGCAAGATGCTCGGAAAATAGAGAACATTTAAGTTTCACATCTCTTGGCAAATTAACATGTCACTAGTTACCACATCTACTTCTGATGGCATTTGTACTGTCAAAATTAACAGACCTGACAAACTTAATGCTATGAATATAGATGTTGCAAAGGAACTAATCAAAACTTTTGAAGAACTCAATCATGATGATGATGTCAAAGTTATCATCTTGACTGGTGAAGGCGAAAAGGCGTTTTCTGCTGGTGCAGATATTGAATACATGTCAAAAATATCTGCAGATGAATCCGTTGATTATGCAAAAACTGGTCAGCTTGTAACTTCAACTGTTGAACTAGTAAAACAACCCACTATTGCAGCCATTAATGGATTTGCTTTAGGTGGAGGTTGCGAACTTGCAATGTCTTGTGATATCAGAATAGCTGCAGATACTGCAAAGTTAGGTCAGCCAGAAGTAACAATTGGAATCCCTCCTGGTTGGGGTGGGACACAAAGATTGATGAGAATTGTGGGAATAGCAAAAGCAAAAGAACTTGTTTACACAGGAAAAATGATCAAAGCAGATGAGGCAAAAGAGATTGGCCTCGTAAATCATGTAGTTCCTCTTGCATCCTTGCAAGAAGAAGCTTTGAAAATGGCACAACAGATAGCTGGAAACTCTATCATGGGTGTTCAAATGTCAAAAGTTGCAATCAACAAAGGAAGAAATGCAGATCTTGATACTGGTCTTGCCGTTGAACTTCTTGCTTGGAGAAATTGCTTCACTCATCCTGATAGAGAAGAACGTATGACGGCATTTGTCAACAAGTCAAAGAAATAGTTATTTCCAATTTCCTTATTTTATTCAAAAACTAGAATTAGATTTTTTGTTAATCTAATTCACTGTAACTAATCCTACTCGCCATGGATGCCATGAGCAATGGTATTTGAAAATCCCATCTTCTTCAAACGTGTATGAGAATTTGTCTCCTGTGCTTAATGGTGGACTGTTGAACATGTCTATTACTTTTCCAGAATCATCCTGACTCTGAATGTTGTGTGGCACTGAATCGTTATTCACCCACGTTACTGTTGTGCCAACGGGAATTTCTAAATTAAGTGGCAAGTAAAATGATGTGCTTGACACATTAAAGTTGCCATTTGGTATGGTGATGGTTGAATCCTTTTTCGTAGATATCTCTTCTTGAGCTTCTATTGTGATGACGTCGTTATCAATCAAAAATTTTATCATGTTTAGAAACTCTTGTTCTGAAACAATTCCTTGCCCATACCATAAAGCTGTATTTTTCACCCATTCTGGAACCGATTCGGCATTTGCAGCATTTGCTGAAACTGAAATCAGCAAAATTGAACATACTATTATTGGAAGGGTTGTTTTTTTTGGAAAATGTTCCATACTATTACGTGGTTTTAGAGCATTTATTCAGGTTGTATACTATGTCTTGCAGTGCAATCGTATTCATTATATCGTATTTTGATTTCAACCAATCATGCAAGAATTAATTCAGTCTCAAAAAATAGTTGATGATGAAAGAAAGCAGGTAATTTTGGAAATACTTGCTGATAAATATTGCAAACAAATCCTACACAACACACTAGAAAAGCCAAAATCTGCAATGGAAATCTCACATGAAAAAAAGATTCCAATAAGTACGGTGTATAGAAGGTTACAAACTCTTTATGATGCAAAATTACTGGCAATCTCTGGTTCAATTAACCAGGATGGGAAAAAATATTTCTTATACAAGAGTAAGGTAAAGTCCATTTCTCTAAAGTGTGATCTAGAAGTAACCACTGTTGAATTTGTTCCAAACAAATCCCACAGTGACTAGTTGATTTTTGGAGTAAAAATGTTGGAAGAAAATCTATCAAAGAGACAACACATGATGCAAAAAGAACCTACACGAAGCATCACTTATCGACTTCCGGAAAAACTCGTTTTAGAATTAGAAAACGAGTCAACACAAAAAGGCATATCTCAAAATGTTTTGGTCCGACAAATTTTTGAAAAATATGTGCAATGGGATAGATTCTCCGGCAAAATTGGAATGATCCCTGTTCCCAAAGGCATCCTGGAATCTTTGGGAGTAGAGTTGGATGAAAAAGATATTGACGAAATTATCACTTTGATGTTTCCTGTGATTAAAGATACAGTTTTGTTTATCAAAGGAGATTATGATTTGAAAAGATGTATAGAAACACTTGAAGATTACATGCGATCATCTGGAATGAATTCTGATCATCGCATAGAAGGTGACATGCACATATTTTTGATTCAACATGAATTGGGAATAAAATGGTCTATGTTTACAGAAAAACTTCTGACTCATGTTTTTCGAAATTTCTTGCCTGATAAAGAACTAAAGTTTCAAACAACTGACACAACTGTTATTTTGTCAGTGTCTTTGGGTTCTGACTTTGATGAACATGATTATCATACGAAATACTAGAAATTATGGCAAAATGATGTTTATTTCTTGAATTACTAGTGTGTTGGGTGGGAAAAGCTTATTATAATTTGAAGCGGCTTTTTTACTTATAATGGCAACTGAGCAAACACAAAAGATGATCACAGTCACTGCAAAAGCAGCTGAGAAGATCAAAGAATTCATGAAGGAAGAAGCAGAATCACCTGAATATCTTCGAGTATATGTTCAAGGTGGCGGTTGTTCTGGTCTATCTTATGGTATGGGCTTTGAAAAAGCACCAGAGGAAGATGACATCGTCATGGAAGAAAATGGGGTAAAACTCGTAGTTGACAGTTATAGTGTTGACCATCTACAAGGTGCAAACGTGGACTATATTGAAAGTCTAATGGGCTCTGGATTTAAAATCAACAATCCAAACGTTACAAAATCCTGTTCATGTGGTCACTCATTTAGTACTGAATAAACAACTATCATTATTTTTCATTTTTAGAATTTCTTAGCGTTTGCTGAGCTGATTAATCCCTTGAAAAATTTTATATCTTCACAGAATTTTTTGCGATACCCTCATATATCGAAGGCAGAAACCAAAATTATGATAATAAAGGAGATGAACTTATGTCCGGTAAATCAGGAATTGTCAAATATCATGTTAAACTTTCCTATGAAGTTGATGGGCTCGTTGAAAGAGCAGATATAATCGGTGCCATCTTTGGCCAAACAGAAGGACTGTTAGGCCCAGAGATGAATCTGAATGAGCTGCAACGTGTTTCCAAAGTAGGACGTATTGAAGTCAATACAAAATCCACTTCTAACACTACATCTGGTGATGCTTTAATCCCAATGAGTACTGATATTGATACATGTGCATTAATTGCAGCAGGAATTGAAAGCATCGATAAGGTGGGACCCTTTGATTGCAAATTTAGACTAGAAGCAATTGATGATGTACGAGCTGCAAAGAAAGACGATATTGTAAGACGTGCAAAAGAAATCAAGCAAAAATGGGCTACCAAAACTGTTAGTGAAGGAGAAACAATGCTGAATGATGTTCATCAAGGTGATGCTGGAAAACTAGCAACTTATGGACCATCAAAATTAACATGCAGTTCTGGCGTCTTTGATTCTAATTGGGTAATTCTGGTAGAAGGAAGGGCAGATGTTATCAATCTCCTAAGGGCAGGATATGATAATGTCTTGGCAATTGAAGGTGCAAAAATTGATGAGTCCATCAAAGAACTATGCAATTCTAAAGAAACTGTAGTTGCCTTCCTTGATGGTGATAGATCAGGCGGATTCATTCTCAAAGAACTCAAGTCTGTTGTTACTTTAGATTATGAACTACAAGCAGATACAGGTGTTGAAGTTGAAGAACTGACTCCGCAAAGAATTGATGAAATTCTGAGACCAATTGCTGATGAAATTAAATCCGGTAAACCGGCACCTGCACTCAAAAGTGAAGATGATAAACCTCTTGCAGAAATTGCATCAAAGGTTTTTCCAAATCTAAATGAAACTCTTGAAGCAGTTGCATTGGACAGTGATCAGAATGAAGTTTTCAAAGTTCCAATCAGTGAAGTTGTAAGCAAACTATCATCACAATCTGGAATCAAATATCTTCTGCTCGATGGAATCATTACCCAGAGACTTTTAGAAGGCGCAAAAAATGCAGGTGTAGAATGTGTTGTTGGTCATAGAGTTGCCAAACTTTCAAACTCTGATGGAATGACACTAAAAACATTCGGTGATTTGGGCGTATCTTAGGAATTTAGATGACTGAACTGAAAATTCAGCACATCTTAACCCTCTCTTATCTATTATCCAAAGGTGCAAAACACAACTATGTTACCATAACGACTTCATCTCTTGGAAAAAACATTAAAAAATCTCAGCAAGCTGCATCAAAACATCTAGTTGAATTAGAACAAAATAACTTCATCGAGAGAATAATTAATGGAAGGAACATATCAGTAAAAATTACTCCTAAAGGATTCAGTGAAATGGTAAAACTTTCTACCATACTGAGAAAAAGTTTGGATTCTTCTCCATCTTATGTTGAATTAACGGGAACTTTGATTTCTGGAATGGGTGAAGGTGCATACTATATGGGATTAAAAGGATACACTACGCAATTCAAGTCAAAAATCGGATATGTGCCATTTCCTGGAACTCTAAATGTCAGATTAGATCAAAAAATCCACCAAGAGGCAATAAAACAGTTTGAAACTTTGAACGGTGTAAAAATTAAGAGTTTCTCTGACGGGAAACGAACCTATGGTTGGGTAAAATGCTTTCCAGCCAAATTAAACAATTCGATAAACTGTGAATTGATAATACTGGAACGAACTCATCATGATGATTCCGTAATTGAACTGATATCTAAATCCTGTTTGAGAAAAACTGCAAAACTAAAGGATGGCTCAAAAATTTCAATTAAAATTCAAATCAATTCCTAAATTCCGTGAATCGATTCCCCGTACTCTTTTTCTATTTTGTGACTGGAGCTTTCTGGAATTGGGGATTGCAGTCTTGCAACTTTTGCATCGAGATTTATTTTTTTACATCCCTCTATGATGAACTTTTCTTGATGCACCTGATCATAACCTAACGCGACAATTTCTGGCTTTACCATGTTGACTGTTTTAAAAATATCGTCTTCTTGTCCGATAAGGCATAGATCAACCATTGAGAGTGAATTTACCAATTCTTGTCTCTGTTCCTGACTGTGTATGGGGTTTCTTTTTTTCATTTTAACCGCGGTGTTGTCTGTTGCTACCACTACTACCAGTACATCTCCTAGTGCTCTTGCCGCATTTAGTGTATGAATATGGCCTGGATGAATTATGTCAAAAACACCGCCTGCCAGAACCACCCGTAATGAACTTCGACCTATTTCTGTGAGTGTGGTTCTGTCCTCGTTAACGAATTGGTTCTTTACTAGTTCGTCAATCTTTGATTTTATCATATCATCTGAAAGCATGCTTTTCTTCTTAATTTCCTCAGATACTGATCTTCCGTCAATTTGGCATACATACATGGCTGAAAGAATTAGCTTATCAATCGATTCCAATATTTTTTCTATTTTCAGACCCTCTCTTTAATTCATCGCTAAAAATTACATCTTAGGATCCATGCCTTTGGCCAATCTTAATGCATCAACAAGGCCGTCTGCGTACCCTATACTCAAAATCGCCACCTCATCTTGACCGTCTTCTAGAAATTTCTCTGCATCATTGATGTATAATTCCGCATTTTCCAATATCGCTTGATACTCCTTTTGATCTTTATAGTGTGGTTCC
This window harbors:
- a CDS encoding ATP cone domain-containing protein — encoded protein: MYKADGRRVQFNEHKILSTCIRAGASKKTAKRILKKVKSEVYRDMTSNDIYKIVLRVISEEKDLHALHQRYQLKDAIMRMGPAGFAFENYIASILEYYDYQVIRIRSKIRGKCATHEIDLIGMKNNQEFLIECKYHSLRGVYTGLKESLYTHARFLDMHPKFAGEIIFCNTQVSNHAKKYAKCIGQKIFSWRYPAANSLEKIIEKHNLYPITILNLTENELRIFSDCNMMVAKDLLRYDEAKIAKMTGISKKRINNMQKLVKQIFHPT
- a CDS encoding helix-turn-helix transcriptional regulator, which produces MQELIQSQKIVDDERKQVILEILADKYCKQILHNTLEKPKSAMEISHEKKIPISTVYRRLQTLYDAKLLAISGSINQDGKKYFLYKSKVKSISLKCDLEVTTVEFVPNKSHSD
- a CDS encoding adenylyltransferase/cytidyltransferase family protein codes for the protein MLESIDKLILSAMYVCQIDGRSVSEEIKKKSMLSDDMIKSKIDELVKNQFVNEDRTTLTEIGRSSLRVVLAGGVFDIIHPGHIHTLNAARALGDVLVVVVATDNTAVKMKKRNPIHSQEQRQELVNSLSMVDLCLIGQEDDIFKTVNMVKPEIVALGYDQVHQEKFIIEGCKKINLDAKVARLQSPIPESSSHKIEKEYGESIHGI
- a CDS encoding cupredoxin domain-containing protein, producing the protein MEHFPKKTTLPIIVCSILLISVSANAANAESVPEWVKNTALWYGQGIVSEQEFLNMIKFLIDNDVITIEAQEEISTKKDSTITIPNGNFNVSSTSFYLPLNLEIPVGTTVTWVNNDSVPHNIQSQDDSGKVIDMFNSPPLSTGDKFSYTFEEDGIFKYHCSWHPWRVGLVTVN
- a CDS encoding enoyl-CoA hydratase/isomerase family protein, whose product is MSLVTTSTSDGICTVKINRPDKLNAMNIDVAKELIKTFEELNHDDDVKVIILTGEGEKAFSAGADIEYMSKISADESVDYAKTGQLVTSTVELVKQPTIAAINGFALGGGCELAMSCDIRIAADTAKLGQPEVTIGIPPGWGGTQRLMRIVGIAKAKELVYTGKMIKADEAKEIGLVNHVVPLASLQEEALKMAQQIAGNSIMGVQMSKVAINKGRNADLDTGLAVELLAWRNCFTHPDREERMTAFVNKSKK
- the erpA gene encoding iron-sulfur cluster insertion protein ErpA codes for the protein MATEQTQKMITVTAKAAEKIKEFMKEEAESPEYLRVYVQGGGCSGLSYGMGFEKAPEEDDIVMEENGVKLVVDSYSVDHLQGANVDYIESLMGSGFKINNPNVTKSCSCGHSFSTE
- a CDS encoding 3-hydroxypropionate--CoA ligase, coding for MTAVKKIFEDTIITDHKVITEESSKSILKSYGVKVPPYALATSASDAVKQAKKIGFPLVMKVVSPQILHKTDVGGVKVGIDNVADVKKTFNDMYGRLSKKKGVEVKGILLEKMVPKGVELIVGIQNDPQFGPMIMAGLGGVMTEVFKDVAFRMLPISTSDAKSMLNELKGSKLLKGFRGSEPVDLNMVAKMLVQIGKLGVENADYINSIDFNPVVVYPKSHFVVDAKIILNNELRKNSISKAKPNITSMESFFTPKSVALVGASATPGKIGNSVLDALGKQDYKGKVFPINPKQESILGIKCYPSLDAITEPVDLVVVCIDLAECGPIMKICAKKGIHNVVIVSGGGKELGGDRAAMEAEVKELSIKHKIRVIGPNCIGMFNAANRLDCAFQGQERMVRSKLGHVAFFSQSGTMGISMLESADVFGLSKMISFGNRSDVDEADMIWYAANDPQTKVIGLYVEGFGDGRKFINTAKRVMKEKKKPIVIWKSGRTAAGAKQAASHTGSLGGSNAMIMGAFKQAGIISVDSYQELVGVLKALAWQPPAKGNRVAMTSNGAGPMIGGIDQLERLGLTIGKLSPALLKKMKERFPPTVPIHNGNPADVGGGATADDYKFVIQQFLDEKNIDIAMPWFVFQDDPLEETIVEHLSELSQKKIKPILAGGNGGPYTEKMINLIEKHNVPVYQDLRTWVAAASALSQWGKMLGK
- a CDS encoding DUF120 domain-containing protein, which translates into the protein MTELKIQHILTLSYLLSKGAKHNYVTITTSSLGKNIKKSQQAASKHLVELEQNNFIERIINGRNISVKITPKGFSEMVKLSTILRKSLDSSPSYVELTGTLISGMGEGAYYMGLKGYTTQFKSKIGYVPFPGTLNVRLDQKIHQEAIKQFETLNGVKIKSFSDGKRTYGWVKCFPAKLNNSINCELIILERTHHDDSVIELISKSCLRKTAKLKDGSKISIKIQINS
- the dnaG gene encoding DNA primase DnaG, with the protein product MSGKSGIVKYHVKLSYEVDGLVERADIIGAIFGQTEGLLGPEMNLNELQRVSKVGRIEVNTKSTSNTTSGDALIPMSTDIDTCALIAAGIESIDKVGPFDCKFRLEAIDDVRAAKKDDIVRRAKEIKQKWATKTVSEGETMLNDVHQGDAGKLATYGPSKLTCSSGVFDSNWVILVEGRADVINLLRAGYDNVLAIEGAKIDESIKELCNSKETVVAFLDGDRSGGFILKELKSVVTLDYELQADTGVEVEELTPQRIDEILRPIADEIKSGKPAPALKSEDDKPLAEIASKVFPNLNETLEAVALDSDQNEVFKVPISEVVSKLSSQSGIKYLLLDGIITQRLLEGAKNAGVECVVGHRVAKLSNSDGMTLKTFGDLGVS